CCGTGACCACACTTCCAGACGTAATGTCCGCTCCGAATGACGAACCCGTGGAGCAACAGTGGCTTACGACTTGAACAACCGCCTGGTCGTCGGGATCGCGTCGAGCGCCCTGTTCGATCTAAAAAAATCAGACAAGGTCTTCCGTGAACAGGGTGTCGCGATGTACCGCGACTACCAGGAGCGACGAGCAGATAAGCCACTGAAACCCGGCGTGGCCTTCCCCTTCGTCAAGCGCCTACTAGCCCTCAACGACCTCGCCACCAAGGAAGATCCCCTAGTCGAGGTCATCGTTTTGTCCAAGAACAGCCCGGACACTGGACTCCGGGTCATGCGCTCGATTCAACATCACGACTTGCCGATCACTCGGGCGATCTTCCAGCAGGGCCGGGCACCGCACGAGTTCATGAAGGCCCTGAACATGTCGCTGTTCCTATCCGGAAACGAGGAGGACGTGTATTCGGCGACCGCAGCAGGGCTCCCCGCTGGACGCGCACTCAAGTCGACCTTTGTTGATGACGGCGACTCCGAACTGCGGATCGCTTTCGACTTCGACTCCGTTCTGGCGGACGACGAATCGGAACGCGTGATGAAGACGGGAGACCTCCACAGCTTCCACGAGCACGAGAGGCTCAACGTCGCGACCGCGCACACGCCCGGTCC
This region of Saccharothrix longispora genomic DNA includes:
- a CDS encoding 5'-nucleotidase gives rise to the protein MAYDLNNRLVVGIASSALFDLKKSDKVFREQGVAMYRDYQERRADKPLKPGVAFPFVKRLLALNDLATKEDPLVEVIVLSKNSPDTGLRVMRSIQHHDLPITRAIFQQGRAPHEFMKALNMSLFLSGNEEDVYSATAAGLPAGRALKSTFVDDGDSELRIAFDFDSVLADDESERVMKTGDLHSFHEHERLNVATAHTPGPLQAFSQAINRIRAREEQERATNREYRIRLRVSIVTARNAPSHERAIRSIKEWGLLVNDAFFLGGIEKRKVLAVLRPHIFFDDQRDHLESASMVPCVHVPFGIANEATASAKTPG